A single window of Cellulomonas sp. NTE-D12 DNA harbors:
- a CDS encoding ABC transporter permease, with translation MPSDSTVRTVLPAPATETSDVDRRLEAGLDALQTVDQDRAGRVRRRLTGAWPPALALLLLLAGWQGFVALGLKPRYVVPRPADVAGTLLGLWHAGDAQTALLTSLGRGLAGFVVAVAIATPVGLLVARVRWLRVSLGPLISGLQVLPSVAWVPAAIIWFGLSDATVYFVVLMGAVPSIVNGLVSGVDQVPPLFRRVGRVLGAGPWEQVRYILLPAALPGYVAGLRQGWAFSWRSLMAAEIIAVGGKIGFGLGSLLEQGRELSDMTTVIAAIVLILVVGVTVELAFFAPVERGLLRRRGLSAETAR, from the coding sequence ATGCCGTCTGACAGCACCGTCCGGACGGTGCTCCCCGCACCAGCCACCGAGACCTCCGACGTGGACCGCCGGCTCGAGGCCGGGCTCGACGCGCTGCAGACGGTGGACCAGGACCGCGCCGGTCGCGTCCGCCGTCGGCTGACCGGGGCGTGGCCGCCGGCCCTCGCGCTGCTGCTGCTCCTCGCCGGCTGGCAGGGCTTCGTGGCGCTCGGGCTCAAGCCTCGGTACGTGGTGCCGAGACCTGCCGACGTCGCGGGCACGCTCCTGGGCCTGTGGCACGCGGGTGACGCGCAGACCGCCCTGCTGACCAGCCTGGGACGCGGCCTCGCCGGTTTCGTCGTCGCGGTGGCTATCGCCACCCCCGTCGGGCTGCTGGTCGCCCGGGTGCGCTGGTTGCGGGTGTCTCTGGGCCCGCTGATCTCGGGACTTCAGGTGCTGCCGTCCGTCGCCTGGGTACCCGCCGCGATCATCTGGTTCGGGCTGTCCGACGCCACGGTGTACTTCGTCGTGCTGATGGGTGCCGTGCCCTCGATCGTCAACGGCCTCGTCTCGGGGGTCGACCAGGTCCCGCCGCTGTTCCGACGGGTGGGGCGCGTGCTCGGGGCCGGCCCGTGGGAGCAGGTCCGCTATATCCTGCTGCCGGCGGCGCTGCCCGGGTACGTCGCGGGCCTCCGGCAGGGCTGGGCGTTCTCGTGGCGCTCCCTCATGGCGGCCGAGATCATCGCGGTCGGCGGCAAGATCGGCTTCGGGCTCGGCTCCCTCCTGGAGCAGGGGCGCGAGCTGAGCGACATGACGACCGTGATCGCGGCGATCGTGCTGATCCTCGTGGTGGGCGTCACCGTCGAGCTCGCGTTCTTCGCCCCCGTCGAGCGCGGCCTGCTGCGCCGGCGCGGGCTGTCGGCGGAGACCGCACGGTGA
- a CDS encoding ABC transporter substrate-binding protein, protein MSRTTVPTGRAMQRRSSRPRLRRLLTGAAVTVVAATLAACSPAVGAATPAQTGPVGELRLGYFANVTHAPALVGVGRGLFAARLKAAGTPTLTTQVFNAGPAAIEALNAGAVDAAFVGPNPAINGFIQSGGDALRIVAGSTSGGAQLVVRTGITSAHDLVGTDLATPQLGGTQDVALRSWLHDQGLRSPLSGGGDVTITPTDNAQTFQLFTDHRIDGAWLPEPWASRLVLEGGAHVLVDEKDLWPGGSFVTTHLIVSRRYLAAHPDTVRALLQGLQDSVDWLHANPGSAASAVNAQLVATGGKPLSDKVLARAFAETAFSTDPLAATLKTSLAHAVAAGTAHPASIDGIYDLRLLNELRRQSGTAPVSAAGLGKD, encoded by the coding sequence ATGTCCCGCACCACCGTCCCCACCGGGCGCGCGATGCAGCGCAGATCGTCACGGCCCCGGCTGCGCCGCCTCCTGACCGGTGCTGCCGTCACGGTCGTTGCCGCGACGCTCGCCGCCTGCAGCCCCGCCGTCGGCGCCGCGACGCCGGCGCAGACCGGCCCGGTCGGCGAGCTGCGCCTCGGCTACTTCGCCAACGTCACCCACGCCCCCGCGCTCGTCGGCGTCGGGCGCGGCCTGTTCGCCGCCCGCCTGAAGGCAGCCGGCACCCCGACCCTGACCACCCAGGTGTTCAACGCCGGTCCCGCCGCGATCGAGGCGCTCAACGCCGGCGCGGTGGACGCCGCCTTCGTCGGGCCGAACCCGGCGATCAACGGTTTCATCCAGTCCGGCGGAGACGCGCTGCGCATCGTCGCCGGCAGCACGTCGGGAGGCGCCCAGCTGGTCGTCCGCACGGGGATCACCTCGGCGCACGACCTGGTGGGCACCGACCTCGCCACGCCGCAGCTCGGCGGCACGCAGGACGTCGCGCTGCGGTCCTGGCTGCACGACCAGGGGCTCCGCAGCCCCCTCAGCGGCGGCGGAGACGTGACGATCACACCCACGGACAACGCGCAGACGTTCCAGCTGTTCACCGACCACCGGATCGACGGGGCGTGGCTGCCGGAGCCGTGGGCGTCCCGGCTGGTGCTCGAGGGCGGCGCCCACGTGCTGGTCGACGAGAAGGACCTGTGGCCGGGCGGCAGCTTCGTCACCACGCACCTCATCGTGTCGCGCCGCTACCTGGCCGCCCACCCGGACACGGTCCGCGCGCTGCTGCAGGGCCTGCAGGACTCGGTCGACTGGTTGCACGCCAACCCTGGTTCCGCAGCCAGCGCCGTCAACGCCCAGCTCGTCGCCACCGGCGGCAAGCCCCTGTCGGACAAGGTGCTGGCACGCGCGTTCGCCGAGACCGCCTTCTCCACCGATCCGCTCGCCGCGACGCTCAAGACGTCGCTCGCGCACGCCGTCGCGGCAGGCACCGCGCACCCGGCCTCGATCGACGGCATCTACGACCTGCGCCTGCTCAACGAGCTGCGCAGGCAGTCCGGCACCGCACCGGTGTCCGCCGCGGGCCTCGGGAAGGACTGA
- a CDS encoding ABC transporter ATP-binding protein, with protein MTSTATSQDARPVRADALRVEGVSKQFAANGAPVLDGIDLTLRPGEFVCLLGASGCGKSTLLSILAGLERPTAGTVHVPGGSAALMFQEPALLPWLTATRNIELALRLNGVPAAQRSARAAELLELVHLAGAGTKRVHELSGGMRQRVALARALAQDRPVLLMDEPFAALDAITRDLLHDELERIWQRTGRTVVFVTHNVREAVRLGQRVLLMSSRPGRIVREWTVDIEGHRRIEAPQVAALAVEITDHLRKEIRRHAV; from the coding sequence ATGACCTCGACCGCCACCTCCCAGGACGCGCGTCCCGTCCGTGCGGACGCCCTTCGCGTCGAGGGCGTCAGCAAGCAGTTCGCCGCGAACGGCGCACCCGTGCTGGACGGTATCGACCTCACCCTGCGTCCGGGCGAGTTCGTCTGCCTGCTCGGGGCCTCGGGCTGCGGCAAGTCGACGCTGCTGTCGATCCTCGCCGGCCTCGAGCGGCCGACGGCCGGCACGGTGCACGTGCCGGGTGGCAGCGCCGCCCTGATGTTCCAGGAACCCGCGCTGCTCCCGTGGCTCACCGCCACCCGCAACATCGAGCTCGCCCTGCGGCTGAACGGCGTTCCCGCCGCCCAGCGGTCGGCCCGCGCGGCGGAACTGCTCGAGCTGGTGCACCTCGCCGGTGCCGGCACCAAGCGGGTGCACGAGCTGTCGGGGGGCATGCGCCAGCGGGTCGCACTGGCGCGGGCGCTGGCCCAGGACCGCCCGGTGCTGCTGATGGACGAGCCGTTCGCCGCACTCGACGCGATCACCCGCGACCTGCTGCACGACGAGCTCGAGCGCATCTGGCAGCGGACGGGCCGGACGGTCGTCTTCGTCACCCACAACGTCCGCGAGGCGGTTCGCCTCGGGCAGCGGGTGCTGCTGATGTCGAGCCGCCCCGGGCGCATCGTGCGCGAGTGGACCGTCGACATCGAGGGTCATCGGCGCATCGAGGCGCCCCAGGTCGCCGCCCTCGCGGTCGAGATCACCGACCACCTGCGCAAGGAGATCCGCCGCCATGCCGTCTGA
- a CDS encoding GTP-binding protein, with translation MATLLRLATAGSVDDGKSTLVGRLLYDSKSVLTDQLDAVARVSRDRGLEATDLALLTDGLRAEREQGITIDVAYRYFATARRSFILADCPGHVQYTRNTVTGASTADVVVLLVDARKGLLEQTRRHLAVASLLRVPHVVVAVNKIDLVGFDEAVFADVSAQVQAAAADLGLDDVRTLPVSALDGDNVVDRSARTPWYTGPSLLELLEELPAGVDPVTEAFRFPVQVVLRPQDAARDPLLRDYRGYAGQIAAGVVAVGDPVVALPSGRTSTVQGIDTADGPLEVAFAPQSVTLRLADDLDIARGDLLAAAVDAPTTTQDLQATVCWLSDRPLRPGARVLVKHTTRTVQAVVREVDGRLDLDTAQVEPADSLELNDIGQVRLRLASPVAAEEYVVARRTGAFLLVDAHDGMTLAAGMVGDPLSAARCPGARPVQYAI, from the coding sequence ATGGCGACGCTGCTGCGCCTGGCCACCGCCGGATCCGTGGACGACGGCAAGTCGACCCTGGTCGGCCGGCTGCTCTACGACTCCAAGTCCGTGCTGACCGACCAGCTCGACGCCGTCGCACGCGTCAGCCGCGACCGCGGGCTCGAGGCGACCGACCTCGCGCTGCTGACCGACGGCCTGCGTGCCGAGCGCGAGCAGGGCATCACCATCGACGTGGCGTACCGCTACTTCGCCACCGCCCGCCGGTCGTTCATCCTGGCCGACTGCCCGGGTCACGTGCAGTACACCCGCAACACGGTCACGGGTGCGAGCACGGCCGACGTCGTCGTCCTGCTCGTCGACGCCCGCAAGGGCCTGCTCGAGCAGACCCGCCGGCACCTCGCCGTCGCGTCCCTGCTGAGGGTGCCGCACGTCGTCGTCGCGGTGAACAAGATCGACCTGGTCGGCTTCGACGAGGCGGTGTTCGCCGACGTCTCGGCGCAGGTGCAGGCCGCCGCGGCCGATCTCGGCCTCGACGACGTCCGCACCCTGCCGGTGTCCGCCCTGGACGGCGACAACGTCGTCGACCGGTCGGCGCGCACCCCCTGGTACACCGGACCGAGCCTGCTCGAGCTGCTCGAGGAGCTGCCTGCCGGCGTCGATCCGGTGACGGAGGCCTTCCGCTTCCCCGTCCAGGTGGTGCTGCGCCCGCAGGACGCGGCGCGCGACCCCCTGCTGCGGGACTACCGCGGGTACGCCGGTCAGATCGCCGCCGGCGTGGTGGCGGTCGGCGACCCCGTCGTCGCGCTGCCGTCCGGTCGCACCAGCACCGTGCAGGGCATCGACACCGCGGACGGTCCCCTCGAGGTCGCCTTCGCGCCTCAGTCGGTCACGCTGCGCCTGGCAGACGACCTCGACATCGCCCGCGGTGACCTGCTCGCCGCCGCGGTGGACGCACCGACCACGACGCAGGACCTGCAGGCGACCGTCTGCTGGCTGTCGGACCGGCCGCTCCGGCCGGGTGCGCGCGTGCTGGTCAAGCACACCACCAGAACCGTGCAGGCCGTGGTGCGCGAGGTGGACGGACGACTCGACCTCGACACCGCGCAGGTCGAGCCGGCCGATTCGCTGGAGCTGAACGACATCGGCCAGGTGCGGCTGCGCCTCGCCTCGCCGGTCGCCGCCGAGGAGTACGTCGTGGCGCGCCGCACGGGGGCGTTCCTGCTGGTCGACGCGCACGACGGCATGACGCTCGCCGCCGGGATGGTCGGTGACCCGCTGAGCGCGGCGCGGTGTCCGGGCGCACGGCCCGTCCAGTACGCGATCTGA